In Helianthus annuus cultivar XRQ/B chromosome 9, HanXRQr2.0-SUNRISE, whole genome shotgun sequence, the following are encoded in one genomic region:
- the LOC110876195 gene encoding uncharacterized protein LOC110876195, translating to MNYLTANIRGAGDSLKAEHIKELKKQNNINFIAVQETQFMDSAKLQVKIFWGSSIFESDYVNASGRSGGLLNIWDPNIFVRKSSVSNRFFLATLGELTNGGEKINVVNIYAPHDNNLKKELWLEISELIDSYSGSWILLGDFNCVREPYERKNSKFNPQAADSFNQFIRDAALSEYTMLGCSYTHRSDDGKRFSKIDRVLVCNSFLSNWPTATLTGLPRYRSDHRPLLLKCSEVTFGPPPFRFFNSWLNEDSLHNIVADSYKSIMHMYPPDKLVSQRLKAVKMAIKPWCRKLKARDNKIICELGNKIKALDLKAESASLSLEEAENRELWAKTLNELEENKLEDLKQRAKVKWLMEGDENSSFFHGVIKGHQKHNRINGLNFNGIWISEPESLKEEIKSHFEQLFKEDNHNRPVFNNDGFKVLTS from the coding sequence ATGAATTACCTAACTGCAAACATCAGAGGGGCGGGAGATTCCTTGAAAGCGGAGCATATCAAGGAACTTAAGAAGCAAAATAACATCAACTTCATCGCTGTACAGGAAACTCAGTTCATGGACTCAGCCAAACTTCAGGTAAAAATTTTTTGGGGTAGCTCTATATTTGAATCAGATTATGTGAATGCTTCGGGTAGGTCCGGGGGTCTGCTGAATATATGGGATCCTAATATTTTTGTTCGTAAGTCGTCGGTTTCAAATAGATTTTTTCTGGCCACATTAGGCGAACTTACGAATGGGGGTGAGAAAATAAATGTAGTGAATATCTATGCACCACATGATAACAATCTCAAAAAAGAACTGTGGTTGGAAATATCCGAGCTAATTGATTCGTACTCCGGCTCCTGGATTCTATTAGGCGACTTTAACTGTGTGCGTGAACCATACGAAAGGAAAAACTCGAAGTTCAACCCTCAAGCTGCTGATTCTTTTAATCAATTTATCCGTGATGCTGCCCTATCTGAATACACTATGCTAGGTTGCTCGTACACTCATAGATCTGATGACGGGAAGCGTTTCAGCAAAATTGATAGGGTATTGGTATGTAATTCATTCTTGTCCAATTGGCCAACCGCAACACTCACCGGTTTACCAAGATACAGATCGGATCACCGACCCCTATTGCTAAAATGCTCCGAGGTGACGTTTGGACCTCCCCCCTTTCGATTTTTTAACTCCTGGTTGAATGAAGACAGCTTGCATAATATTGTAGCAGATTCATACAAAAGCATTATGCATATGTACCCTCCGGATAAGCTAGTTAGCCAACGTTTGAAAGCTGTCAAAATGGCTATCAAACCATGGTGCAGGAAACTAAAAGCTCGCGACAATAAAATCATTTGTGAATTGGGCAATAAAATCAAAGCACTTGATCTTAAGGCAGAATCAGCGAGTCTCTCTTTAGAAGAAGCTGAGAACAGGGAATTATGGGCAAAAACATTGAACGAGTTAGAAGAAAATAAACTTGAAGATCTTAAACAAAGGGCAAAGGTCAAATGGTTAATGGAAGGTGATGAAAACTCTTCCTTCTTTCATGGTGTAATCAAAGGCCATCAAAAGCACAACAGAATAAATGGGCTGAACTTCAATGGTATATGGATATCGGAACCTGAATCTCTCAAAGAGGAAATTAAATCTCACTTCGAACAGCTTTTCAAGGAGGATAATCACAATAGACCGGTGTTTAACAACGATGGTTTCAAGGTACTCACCTCGTAA